Proteins co-encoded in one Mycobacterium mantenii genomic window:
- a CDS encoding SRPBCC family protein: MPGRNFSFEINRTSSAPAATLFRLVADGANWSRWAKPIVMHSSWARQGDPAPGGIGAVRKVGMWPVYVQEETVEYEQDRRHAYKLVGPATPAKDYAGEVVLTPNAAGGTDIRWTGSFTEGVRGTGPLMRAAMGGAVRFFAGRLVKAAERESNGGR, from the coding sequence ATGCCGGGCCGGAACTTTTCTTTCGAGATCAACCGCACCAGCAGCGCGCCCGCCGCGACGCTGTTCCGGCTGGTGGCCGACGGGGCCAACTGGTCGCGGTGGGCCAAGCCGATTGTCATGCACTCGAGTTGGGCCCGCCAGGGCGATCCCGCGCCGGGCGGCATCGGGGCGGTCCGCAAGGTGGGAATGTGGCCGGTCTACGTGCAGGAGGAAACGGTCGAGTACGAGCAGGACCGCCGCCACGCCTACAAGCTGGTGGGGCCCGCCACCCCGGCCAAGGACTACGCCGGCGAGGTCGTCCTCACGCCCAACGCGGCGGGCGGAACCGACATCCGCTGGACCGGTTCGTTCACCGAAGGCGTTCGCGGGACGGGTCCGCTGATGCGCGCCGCCATGGGCGGGGCGGTGCGGTTTTTCGCCGGCCGGCTGGTGAAGGCGGCCGAGCGCGAATCCAACGGCGGGCGCTAG
- a CDS encoding fatty acyl-AMP ligase, producing MNRGARHDGPDGLLRIEDCLDASGAVVLPPGVNLISLIDRNIANVGDTVAYRYLDYSHSAEGDAEEVTWTRFGVRLEAIGARIQRAASRGERVAVLAPQGIDYVAGFYAAVKAGTIAVPLFAPELPGHAERLDTALRDSEPTVVLITTAAAEAVEKFLAGHPHLRRPQVIAIDQIPDSAGESFVPTELGMDDVSHLQYTSGSTRPPVGVEITHRAVGSNLVQMILSIDLLDRNTHGVSWLPLYHDMGLSMIGFPAVYGGHSTLMSPTAFVRRPQRWIRALSDGSRQGNVVTAAPNFAYEWAAQRGLPGRDADLDLRNVVMIIGSEPVSIDAIRTFNKAFAPYGLPRTAFKPSYGIAEATLFVATVAPSAEATAVYFDSERLGAGHAVRVDADSPNAVAQVSCGQVARSEWAVIVDPATGSELRDGEVGEIWLQGNNVGRGYWGLPEETRRAFGAVLRSRLTDGSHAEGADRERAWLRTGDLGVHLAGELYVTGRIADLVTIGDRNHYPQHIEATVADASEVVRRGYVTAFSVPADDDSHDPRLVVVAERAAGTSRQDPQPAIEAIRSAVRRGHGLTVSDVRLLPAGAIPRTTSGKLARRACRAAYLAGTLGVH from the coding sequence ATGAATCGCGGTGCGCGGCACGACGGCCCAGACGGCCTGCTTCGGATCGAGGACTGCCTGGACGCCAGTGGCGCTGTCGTGCTGCCCCCCGGGGTCAACCTGATATCGCTCATCGACCGCAACATCGCCAACGTGGGTGACACCGTGGCGTACCGCTATCTCGACTACAGCCATTCGGCCGAGGGCGATGCCGAAGAGGTGACGTGGACCCGGTTCGGCGTCCGACTGGAAGCCATCGGCGCCCGAATCCAACGAGCCGCGAGTCGCGGTGAGCGCGTTGCGGTCCTCGCGCCCCAGGGCATCGACTACGTCGCCGGCTTCTACGCGGCGGTCAAGGCCGGAACCATCGCGGTGCCGTTGTTCGCGCCGGAACTGCCCGGGCATGCCGAACGCCTGGACACCGCGCTGCGCGATTCCGAGCCCACCGTCGTACTCATCACGACGGCCGCCGCAGAGGCGGTCGAGAAGTTCCTGGCCGGCCACCCGCACCTGCGCCGGCCGCAGGTGATCGCGATCGACCAGATACCCGACTCGGCGGGGGAGTCGTTCGTGCCCACCGAACTCGGCATGGACGACGTTTCCCACCTGCAGTACACGTCGGGCTCCACCCGGCCGCCGGTCGGCGTCGAGATCACCCACCGCGCGGTGGGCAGCAACCTGGTGCAGATGATTCTGTCGATCGACCTGCTGGACCGAAACACTCACGGCGTCAGCTGGTTACCGCTCTACCACGACATGGGTCTGTCGATGATCGGCTTCCCGGCCGTCTACGGCGGCCATTCCACGCTGATGTCTCCCACCGCATTCGTGCGACGACCCCAGCGATGGATCCGGGCTCTGTCCGACGGGTCGCGGCAGGGCAACGTCGTCACCGCCGCACCGAACTTCGCGTACGAGTGGGCCGCACAGCGCGGCCTGCCCGGCCGCGATGCGGACCTCGATCTGCGCAACGTGGTGATGATCATCGGCTCCGAACCGGTCAGCATCGACGCGATCAGGACCTTCAACAAGGCGTTCGCGCCCTACGGGTTGCCGCGCACCGCGTTCAAACCGTCCTACGGCATCGCCGAGGCAACGCTGTTCGTCGCGACCGTCGCCCCTTCCGCGGAGGCGACGGCGGTGTATTTCGACTCGGAACGGCTGGGCGCCGGACACGCGGTGCGCGTCGACGCGGATTCTCCCAACGCCGTCGCGCAGGTGTCTTGCGGTCAGGTCGCGCGCAGCGAATGGGCCGTCATCGTCGACCCGGCCACCGGATCCGAATTGCGGGACGGCGAGGTGGGCGAAATCTGGTTGCAGGGCAACAATGTTGGACGCGGCTACTGGGGACTGCCGGAGGAAACGCGGCGAGCGTTCGGCGCCGTTCTGCGATCGCGGCTCACCGACGGCAGCCACGCCGAGGGCGCCGACCGCGAACGCGCCTGGCTGCGCACCGGCGACCTGGGCGTGCATCTCGCCGGTGAGCTGTACGTGACCGGCCGGATTGCGGACCTGGTGACGATCGGCGACCGCAACCACTACCCGCAGCACATCGAGGCCACCGTCGCCGACGCTTCCGAGGTGGTCCGGCGCGGCTATGTGACGGCGTTTTCCGTGCCGGCCGACGATGACTCCCATGACCCGCGGCTCGTCGTGGTCGCCGAACGCGCCGCCGGCACCAGCCGCCAGGATCCTCAGCCGGCGATCGAGGCGATCCGCTCAGCCGTCCGGCGGGGGCACGGTCTGACCGTCTCGGACGTGCGGCTGCTGCCCGCCGGTGCCATCCCCCGGACCACCAGCGGCAAACTGGCCCGCAGGGCCTGCCGGGCCGCATACCTCGCCGGCACCCTGGGCGTCCACTAG
- a CDS encoding SDR family oxidoreductase, with amino-acid sequence MNVLDLFGLRGKRALVTGASSGIGRTVAQAYVQAGADVAIAARNFEALASLAEELAADGDGKVVPIRCDVTRPEQVNGMVDRVTAELGGIDVAVCNAGIIADVPILEMSPQEFQRIQDTNVTGVFLTAQAAARAMVAQGRGGVIINTASMSGTIINVPQRVGHYCASKAAVIHLTKAMAVEFAPHNIRVNSVSPGYILTELVEPLTEYHRQWEPKIPIGRIGRPEELTGLYVYLASEASSYMTGSDVIIDGGYTCP; translated from the coding sequence ATGAACGTGTTGGACTTGTTCGGTCTGCGCGGCAAGCGGGCGTTGGTCACCGGGGCATCCAGCGGTATCGGCCGGACGGTGGCGCAGGCCTACGTGCAGGCCGGTGCCGATGTGGCGATAGCGGCGCGGAACTTCGAGGCTTTGGCAAGCCTCGCCGAGGAGCTGGCGGCCGACGGCGACGGCAAGGTCGTGCCGATCCGATGCGATGTCACCCGGCCCGAACAGGTGAACGGCATGGTGGACCGGGTGACCGCGGAGCTGGGCGGTATCGACGTCGCCGTGTGCAACGCCGGGATCATCGCGGACGTCCCGATACTGGAGATGTCGCCCCAAGAGTTCCAGCGCATCCAGGACACCAATGTGACCGGTGTCTTTTTGACCGCGCAGGCGGCGGCCCGGGCGATGGTCGCCCAGGGGCGCGGCGGCGTCATCATCAACACCGCCTCGATGTCGGGCACCATCATCAACGTCCCGCAACGGGTTGGCCACTACTGCGCCTCCAAGGCGGCTGTCATCCACCTGACCAAGGCCATGGCGGTCGAATTCGCGCCCCACAACATCCGGGTCAACAGCGTCAGTCCCGGCTACATCCTCACCGAGCTCGTCGAACCCCTCACGGAATACCACCGCCAATGGGAGCCGAAGATCCCGATCGGCCGCATCGGCCGCCCTGAAGAGCTCACCGGCCTTTACGTCTATCTGGCCAGCGAGGCCTCCAGCTACATGACCGGTTCGGACGTCATCATCGACGGCGGCTACACCTGCCCGTAG
- a CDS encoding serine hydrolase domain-containing protein has protein sequence MVLKMRVSPDLIGGDVEAGYGKVADAFRATFRDRAEVGAAVAVYRDGVKVVDLWGGYRNGLTKDPWRADTMVNMFSTTKGVAALVVAVAVSRGLISYDARVADYWPEFAQAGKGDVTVRQLLGHQAGVCALTPKPALADVADPERLSPILAAQAPAWRPGTRHGYHAITLGWYESELIRRTDPAGRTLGRFLADEIVARWGLDLHIGLPEAVDRSRVAHIHNWARAETMLHLGVMPPGFVGASLNPVGLTARTIAVPRGVNPFNGDYNRDDVRAVEIPSANGIGTARSVARMYGSAACGGAEVPLSPGTLEALTAPAMSPSRGVRDKVMHIDVAYSLGFCKPVPQFVFGSSDKAFGTPGFGGSFGCADPDTGVGFAYVMNRLGFHLWSDPRELALRQALFRDVLGVRPQS, from the coding sequence ATGGTTCTCAAGATGAGGGTGTCGCCGGATTTGATCGGCGGCGACGTGGAGGCCGGCTACGGCAAGGTGGCCGACGCGTTCCGGGCGACCTTTCGCGACCGCGCCGAAGTCGGCGCCGCCGTCGCCGTCTACCGCGACGGCGTCAAAGTCGTCGACCTGTGGGGCGGCTACCGGAACGGGTTGACCAAGGATCCGTGGCGGGCCGACACCATGGTCAATATGTTCTCCACGACCAAAGGCGTCGCCGCCCTGGTCGTAGCGGTGGCGGTGTCGCGGGGACTGATTTCCTATGACGCCCGGGTCGCGGATTACTGGCCGGAATTCGCGCAGGCCGGCAAGGGCGACGTGACCGTCCGCCAACTCCTGGGCCATCAGGCCGGCGTCTGTGCGCTGACACCGAAGCCCGCGCTGGCCGACGTGGCCGATCCGGAGCGGCTGTCCCCGATCCTGGCTGCCCAGGCACCGGCGTGGCGACCGGGTACCCGGCATGGCTATCACGCCATCACCCTCGGCTGGTACGAATCCGAGTTGATCCGCCGAACCGACCCCGCCGGGCGCACGCTGGGCCGATTCCTGGCCGACGAAATCGTCGCCCGCTGGGGACTCGACCTGCACATCGGACTCCCGGAGGCGGTCGACCGCAGCCGAGTGGCCCATATCCACAATTGGGCGCGCGCGGAGACGATGCTGCACCTAGGCGTCATGCCACCGGGATTCGTGGGCGCTTCGCTCAACCCGGTCGGCCTGACGGCGCGCACAATCGCGGTCCCGCGCGGTGTCAACCCGTTCAACGGCGATTACAACCGCGACGACGTGCGGGCGGTCGAGATCCCGTCGGCCAACGGCATCGGTACCGCCAGGTCGGTGGCGCGTATGTACGGCAGCGCGGCCTGCGGCGGCGCTGAGGTGCCGCTGAGCCCCGGCACCCTCGAGGCGCTGACGGCACCGGCGATGTCCCCGAGCCGCGGCGTGCGCGACAAGGTAATGCACATCGATGTGGCGTATTCGCTCGGTTTCTGTAAGCCCGTCCCGCAGTTCGTGTTCGGCTCGTCGGACAAGGCCTTCGGCACCCCGGGCTTCGGGGGATCGTTCGGTTGCGCCGACCCGGACACCGGTGTCGGCTTCGCCTACGTCATGAACCGGCTCGGGTTTCACCTCTGGAGCGATCCGCGGGAACTGGCGTTGCGGCAGGCCTTGTTTCGCGACGTGCTAGGGGTGCGCCCGCAGAGTTGA
- a CDS encoding LLM class flavin-dependent oxidoreductase, translating into MSKLRFGYFIAPFHRAGTNPTLALQRDLQFIEHLDALGFDEVWLGEHHSAGSEIISSPEVFIAAAAERAKRIRFGTGVISLSYHNPLWVADRLMLLDHLTHGRIIGGVGPGSLPSDSSMIGLTPTDTRELLETNLDIVVRLLAGETVSAKTATHQLFDAKLQLAPYSDGGIPLSVAAVASPTGARLAGKHGIGLLSIGATLTVEGFNALSYHWGIVEERAAAFGAQVDRKNWSLVGLFHLAETEKQAREEVKFGIEPWFRYFQKVAAFPQMTMPGDQLDEMIDVINDNGAGVIGTPERAREQVQRLWDQSGGFGCMLQMGHEWANPAATRRSAELFAAEVMPHFQGQARPTLDAAARAGQARESLAQSQLDAVAHMTKKYQDEVGAK; encoded by the coding sequence ATGTCGAAGCTCAGGTTCGGATACTTCATCGCCCCGTTCCACCGCGCGGGCACCAACCCGACGCTGGCCCTGCAACGCGATCTTCAGTTCATCGAGCACCTCGACGCCCTCGGCTTCGACGAAGTCTGGTTGGGCGAGCACCACTCGGCCGGCAGCGAGATCATCAGCTCCCCAGAGGTTTTCATCGCCGCCGCTGCCGAACGTGCGAAGCGGATCCGGTTCGGTACCGGGGTCATTTCGCTGTCGTATCACAACCCGCTCTGGGTCGCCGACCGGCTGATGCTGCTGGATCACCTCACGCACGGTCGCATCATCGGCGGAGTGGGGCCGGGCTCGCTGCCCAGCGACTCGTCCATGATCGGACTCACCCCCACCGACACCCGAGAGTTGCTCGAAACCAACCTCGATATCGTCGTGCGGCTGCTGGCGGGGGAGACGGTCAGCGCTAAAACGGCCACCCATCAGCTCTTCGACGCCAAGCTGCAGCTTGCGCCCTACTCCGACGGTGGGATCCCACTGTCCGTCGCCGCCGTCGCATCGCCGACGGGCGCACGGCTGGCCGGCAAGCACGGCATCGGCCTGCTCTCCATCGGTGCCACCCTGACCGTGGAGGGTTTCAACGCGCTCTCCTACCACTGGGGCATCGTCGAGGAGCGCGCCGCGGCCTTCGGTGCGCAGGTCGACCGCAAGAACTGGAGCCTGGTCGGTCTGTTCCACCTCGCCGAGACCGAAAAGCAGGCCCGCGAGGAGGTCAAGTTCGGCATCGAGCCGTGGTTCCGGTACTTCCAGAAGGTGGCCGCGTTCCCGCAGATGACGATGCCGGGCGACCAGCTCGACGAGATGATCGACGTCATCAACGACAACGGGGCGGGAGTGATCGGCACTCCCGAGCGGGCACGGGAGCAGGTGCAGCGGTTGTGGGATCAGTCCGGCGGGTTCGGCTGCATGCTGCAGATGGGGCACGAATGGGCCAATCCGGCCGCCACCAGACGCTCCGCCGAACTGTTCGCCGCCGAAGTGATGCCGCATTTCCAGGGTCAGGCGCGGCCAACCCTGGATGCCGCCGCGCGCGCCGGACAGGCCCGGGAGAGCTTGGCGCAGTCGCAGTTGGACGCCGTCGCGCACATGACCAAGAAATATCAGGACGAGGTCGGCGCGAAGTAG
- a CDS encoding nuclear transport factor 2 family protein yields the protein MGRFTRAEIDKAVENYTKVVEGCSASGDWRPFADLFTEDVVYTEHHYGVFHGREAVRDWIVAVMAPFPHMRFPSDWTAYDEDNDAVVVMIKNLLDHPTDPNGEPFWFPNWTRLVYAGDGLFSSEEDVYNPDRDAPGVVAAWMQAGGQLATTEILQPGA from the coding sequence ATGGGCAGATTCACCAGGGCAGAAATCGATAAGGCCGTCGAGAACTACACAAAAGTCGTCGAGGGATGCAGCGCTTCGGGCGACTGGCGGCCGTTCGCGGACCTCTTCACCGAGGACGTCGTCTACACCGAGCACCACTACGGCGTCTTTCACGGGCGCGAGGCGGTCCGCGACTGGATCGTCGCGGTGATGGCGCCGTTTCCGCACATGCGCTTTCCGTCCGACTGGACCGCCTACGACGAGGACAACGATGCGGTCGTCGTCATGATCAAGAACCTGCTGGACCACCCGACCGACCCGAACGGTGAGCCGTTCTGGTTCCCGAACTGGACCCGGCTCGTCTACGCCGGCGACGGGCTGTTCTCCAGCGAGGAAGACGTTTACAACCCCGACCGTGACGCTCCCGGTGTGGTTGCGGCCTGGATGCAGGCCGGCGGGCAGCTCGCCACGACCGAAATCCTGCAGCCCGGCGCCTAG
- a CDS encoding YqjF family protein, which translates to MTATPDPPAAEPNGPSGLEGYPLTPPPLPRPVTFDQHWRDLTFIHWPVAPESIEPMYPPGTRPDIFADRLTYVGLVPFAMSSTKVGSALPLPYFGSFLETNVRLYSIDDAGRHGVLFRSLETARLAVVPLTRIGLGVPYTWARMRMRRDGDHIAYDSVRLWPQRGLRNRIEIVVGEVVEPTPLEVWLTARWGAHTRKAGRTWWVPNEHGQWPLRAAEIVELSSELVEAAGVRPAGERLRALYSGGVRTRFGRPRPVR; encoded by the coding sequence ATGACCGCAACACCCGACCCGCCGGCCGCCGAACCGAATGGGCCGAGCGGTCTCGAGGGGTATCCGCTCACCCCACCACCGCTGCCCCGGCCGGTGACGTTCGACCAGCACTGGCGCGACCTGACCTTCATCCACTGGCCGGTGGCCCCCGAAAGCATCGAACCGATGTATCCTCCCGGAACCCGTCCCGACATCTTCGCCGATAGGTTGACGTACGTCGGGCTGGTCCCGTTCGCCATGAGCAGCACCAAAGTTGGTTCCGCACTTCCCCTTCCGTACTTCGGCAGCTTTTTGGAGACGAACGTACGGCTCTACTCGATCGACGACGCCGGCCGCCACGGTGTGCTTTTCCGGTCTTTGGAAACGGCGCGGCTGGCCGTCGTACCCCTCACCCGCATCGGTCTTGGCGTCCCCTACACCTGGGCCAGAATGCGGATGCGGCGCGACGGCGACCACATCGCGTACGACAGCGTGCGCCTATGGCCTCAGCGCGGCTTACGCAACCGGATCGAGATCGTCGTTGGCGAGGTGGTCGAACCGACGCCGCTGGAAGTGTGGCTCACCGCCCGGTGGGGCGCCCATACGCGCAAGGCGGGCCGGACGTGGTGGGTGCCGAATGAGCACGGGCAGTGGCCGCTTCGCGCGGCCGAGATCGTCGAGCTGAGCAGCGAACTGGTGGAGGCGGCCGGGGTGCGGCCGGCCGGCGAGCGGTTGCGCGCCCTGTATTCCGGTGGTGTGCGAACGCGTTTCGGCCGCCCGCGGCCGGTGCGGTGA
- a CDS encoding DJ-1/PfpI family protein, with protein sequence MTQIAIVAYPGFTALDMIGPYEVLRNLPGAEVRFVWHDAGPITADSGVLVIGATHSLSETPSPDVILVPGGPSTPVHARDDALLDWLRRAHDTANWTTSVCSGSVILAAAGLLEGRRATSHWLTIPALKAFGAVPVADERIVHQDDIVTSAGVSAGLDLALWLAAQIGGEPRAKAIQLAIEYDPQPPFDSGHTSKASATTKAAATALLSRDSVQPANVKATALLAWEQALRKVRSRRRGRAVAGMA encoded by the coding sequence ATGACCCAAATCGCCATTGTGGCCTATCCGGGATTCACCGCGCTGGACATGATCGGTCCGTACGAGGTGCTGCGCAACTTGCCGGGCGCCGAGGTGCGCTTCGTGTGGCACGACGCCGGGCCGATCACCGCCGACTCCGGCGTGCTGGTCATCGGCGCCACCCACTCGCTGAGCGAAACCCCTTCGCCCGACGTGATTCTCGTGCCGGGCGGCCCGTCGACGCCGGTGCATGCCCGCGACGACGCGCTGCTGGACTGGTTGCGCCGGGCCCACGACACCGCGAACTGGACGACGTCGGTGTGCTCGGGCTCGGTGATTCTGGCGGCCGCCGGCCTACTCGAGGGCCGGCGCGCGACATCGCATTGGCTGACCATCCCCGCGCTGAAGGCATTCGGCGCGGTTCCGGTGGCCGACGAACGGATCGTGCATCAAGACGACATCGTCACCAGCGCGGGCGTGTCCGCCGGGCTCGACCTCGCCCTGTGGCTGGCCGCACAGATCGGCGGCGAACCGCGCGCGAAGGCAATCCAGCTCGCGATCGAATACGACCCGCAGCCGCCGTTCGACTCGGGCCACACGTCGAAGGCGTCGGCGACCACGAAGGCCGCCGCGACGGCGCTGCTGTCCCGCGACAGCGTGCAGCCCGCCAACGTGAAAGCCACGGCCTTGCTCGCCTGGGAGCAGGCGTTGCGCAAGGTCCGGTCGCGGCGACGCGGGCGGGCGGTCGCCGGCATGGCGTAG